taacgttcaatttggtttctatttcttgcgatcgacgcagacaatatttattttggatacagatccacagtctacctaTGATTGCGTGCTAAATAGAACACGAGATCAATAAAATGTTTAGTCACAAACACATGTACCCTCAAGAAAAGCTCTACTTCCTGGTATATCGATGTTGCCATTCGGTTACAGGCCGCTTCCACTCAAGCGTCTCGGTGTCAGTTAATACTAAGCCAACAACAGGAGACTCCTCGTCCAACATCGAAGTGAACACGAACGAAGCAACAAAAATTCAACTATAGAAACGAGATAATTACCTTAGCGGAGTCCTTGAGGTGCGCCATGCTTGGATCGTTGATGGGTTTGCCGCTGGCAGCTTTGGTGGCATGTATGAGATCGCCAAGAGCAGAAGCAACATCTTTCACGGCGTTGATGAGCATCACCTGTGCTTCAGGATTTTGGCTACCCAAGCTAGCGGCGCCATATTTCACAACTTCAGCCAGTTGGACAATCGTCGACACAGCATTCTGCGCGGCAACAGCTAATTGTTCTTGCGAGGAGGCAGCGCCCGCGACGAGCGTCTTAGTGTCCTCTACCAGAGCTTTGGCTGTCTTCAAGATGTTCTCTCTGTGATCGGCGAAAGTGTCGCCCTCGTTCTCCGCGTGCAATGTGCCAGCAGTGGCGAACATAATCGTGGTGTCCAGATCTCCGATGATCCCCGATACTGTGCTGGCTGCGTTGATGCAAGCTTGCGTGCCTCGGGAACCTGCTTGAAGCGCCGCCAACACCTGCGACACCTTCTCCGTCACGTTCTTGCTGTATTCCGCTACTTCTCTCTGAGCGTAAGCATCGCCGGATGATATTTGACAGGTTCCCGCAGCTCGGACAATGTCTGCGCAAGCCCGACCAAGCTCCTGCACACCTGTTCGAAGTCTTGCCGATACATCAGCATTGGATGCTGCTGCTGACGCACCGGAGGTGTCGCGAGCAAGTTGCATATACTTGTGAGAGATGTCCACTGCGAGCGGACCGAGCCTGGCCACGTCGGTGCTGGACTTTGTCGACTGGAATTTGAAGAAATGAGATATTAGGATTCGATCAATTACCTGACTAGTTAGCTTGAGTCGACATGATTACATTGTAACATAATTAACCTCTTAAGTAGCTACGACGGATATATGTATTCGCATTAAATTAAGAAACGTGAAACGCTATGCCCAAGTCGAATATATTCACTTgcgtttaataatattaataactatgatAGTAGATCAATTGTTTACCATCTCTTGCGCCAGTTGCGCAATCTCCTTAGCAGCCTCCACCATCCTGGTCTGATAGTCTACGTAAGAATCAACTGTGTCGATGGTGGAGATCCTATGGTCCTCTAACCTGACCATGGCCCGCGAGATTGTATCGATCAGCCCGGTGACAATGCCGTTCGAAGTAGAAATGGTCTCCAAAGTGTTCTGCAACTCGTGCAGCGCATCTTTCATAGACTCCACAGTTTCGTCGACCTCTGCGTGCAACTTGACGGCCTTCGGGTTACCCCCGATCTCCTTGACCACGCAGACAAGCTGCAGAGCAGATTCGGTGACGGTTTTCGTTTGATCGAGTAGCACCATTTGTTGTTTCGACTGCACCATGTTTGAGGCAGCGCCAATGGCTCCGGAGACCAACGGTTCGCAGTACAGAGCCACTTGGCTGACAGTGTGGCCCACGTTCTCAGCCTCGTACTTAGCAGCCATACGCAGAGGCTCCAGTTTCTCGCGCAACTCGTTTACACTGCTCTCCATTTGATCCATGAATCCTTGGACTGTGTTCTCCCGTCGCGGTGCCAGCGCCTGTGACACCGCGCTGAGCGAAGCAGCGTCCAACTCTCTGATCCTAGCGGACAATTTATCCATGGCAGCGTCGCATTCCTTCTGTCCTGACGCTTTGTCTCTGATAGACGCGACTAGGGACTTGATAGAGTCGCTAACGCTCTTGCTATGATTAGCCAGCAGTTGCCAAGTCGGGGGATCTTTAGGACTAACAGCCAAGCTCTTAGCCGCTCGCACCATGGCACAAGAGCCATCGATGATAGCCTTCCCCGCGCTAGTAATCGGCTCTTGAGCAGCTCTAGCAGTGATGGATATCTTAGCAGGCTGACTGGCGAATTCGGGTGATCCGGCGAAGGTACATAAATTATCAACCGCCTCTAGAAGCGGTTTCGTGGCCTCGCCGCACTTGTCCCTGTTAGCTTCGGAATAATTCTGGTCGAGTGCCTTGATCTCCTTCACTAGAGCGGACGTCGAGTTAGCAACGTCCTTAGCCGACTGAACAAAGTGTCGCTTGGCGACCAGATTGCTGGTCTTGTTGGAAGCTTCTCGGCAAGCGTTGCACAGCGCGCTCGTGTACTTCGCGATCATGGTAGCGGCCGAGAGGACCTGTTGTTCGGTGCTGGTCGGGTTTCCAAGACTCTGGCAACCAGTGTGGATGGCTTGCGCGGCTCTCAAGAACTGAGCTTGATCCACGAGACCTGGTTTCCCGGCGACTGAAGATGGATCGCTTACACCTGCCAGGTACGCAGCTTGAGCTGCTGCTTCGATGAGACCACAGACGGACGAGGAGACTCCTCGAACGGCCACAGAGAACTGTTCGTGTTCCGATTTCTTAGCGTGATTCGCTATACCTGTCATTCCATCACCGAGGCTCTTGCTCTTCTCCATGACCGTTTCGAGGCACTCGAAGTACGACGCGTCGGATATAGACTCGCTAGGGTTGTCCAACAGAGATCGCATCGATTGGATGTTTCGAATAGCATTGTCGCACTCGTTTTGCCCGGGCGCAGCAGATATACAGACGTCGACGAGGTAATTGATGGAATCGGTTACTGCTCTAGCAGCAGCAGACAGCTGATTCTTCGCATTCGGTGCGCTGGGATCAGCGGCCACAGTTTTAGCAGTCACCAGCAGCTTGCTCGATGTCATACTGACGTTCTTCAAAGAGACTACCATCTGACTGCGGGTGTCGATAGTCGTTTGACCGGCCATCTCCATTCCAACGCCTAACAGGTCTCCGAAAGCGTTGGtgaattcttttgaggagcTTGCCAGTTGCACTGGAGAACGCACGGATGAGACCACGTTCGAGGAAGCATCGTTTAGGTTTGCGGCTGCGTTGTTCAAGTCGGATTGAAGTTGCCTGtaagagaaaaattaaattttatggatgAACTGCAGAAAATCTTGATATTGACAGACTTTattctgtatattttattgtgtTGTGTATTAAACTCTAAATTTTCGTGAAAAATTATTGCCCAATGAAATGTGAGACGCGTCAAatgtattaaataaaaatgtctctAAATAACACATTGATTCGTTACTTACAATTACAACAGACTGTAATGGAAACGATCAACGGTATCGTTAAATGAAAACACGGAGTGGTTAAGTGATTAATTCCAAATATGCCAAATATCGATCGATTTTTCAAGTAACATGTTTCAACGGTAAGCGTCGTTCAAATTTACGAACAATTATCGCCGACCATTCAAATGTATGTCAGCAAACGATAATTGAAACACAAGAACCAATGAGGTAAGAAACTATCGCGCAGCAAGATAGCAGCGTCTTTATCACAGACACGAACAAACTTACCCATAATTTTTGTTGGTTTGCGGGTATTCGTTCATGCCGAGCACTTGCGTCATGTCCTCGATATTCTTGATCGCTTCGTCGACGTCTCTTTGACTAGTCAAGGTGTCTTTAGCAACGGCAGCCAAGTTAGTTTCGTTGACTTGAATATCTACCGTCTTCAGGGTGGTAGAAACAGTTCTCAAAGCCGGAGTGGCTGCCGCGGTGGTCGCTGCTCTGAGCTCTTTCGCAGCCTGGCGCAGTTGATCCTGCATCTTAGCGTCGTGGGGACTGCTAGCACACTGTCGAGCAGCCTCCACCATCTTCGCAGTAGCGTCGGCTAGCACTTTCGCTGCAGCCAGCAGTCGACACTGCTGCTCGGAATCTGTCTGCCTCTCTGCCTCGCCTTTTATGCTCTGGATCAACTGGGCGGTTGCTTGACCGACTACTCTTGCTTGCCTGACCATCTCGCCGGCGTCTCCAGTGCTGGCGAACAGCTTATCCGTTGCAATTAATATCGTCTCCACCGCTCCCTCTTGCACCGTCTCTTTGGCACGTTCGCCTCTCGTGGCTGTCTTTATGTGGTTCAGCAGGTCGTTCAACGTCCTGCTAACTTCAGCAGCTGCTGCGCTCAGTTCCTTCAGGAGGTTGTCGTCGTTACAGGTGTCGTTGCACACTTCGACCAAACCTTCCACTGCTCTCGTCACTTCTCTGACGGCGTTCATCAGCTGCGTCTGGCAAGCTGGAGATTGCAGGGTTGGTGCCACGACCTTGGCACACGCTACCAGTTGCGATGTAGCTAGAGCACATTGTGTCGCAGCGGATATCACGCGGTTCTGCGTTGCTGAATCTTCACAGGTGGCTGCTATGTTCTTCGCTTTGAGCACCAACGCGGCGGTCGAGTTAGCTACCGCCTTCGCCAGGGCGAGCAACATGTCCTGCAGCTCCCGGTTCGAGTCATTCTCTTCTCCAATGGTTGTTAATACTTGGTGCGAAGCCTCGCCCACGCGAGATGCAGCGTTAAGCAGGCTCTGTCGCGGCTGGAAAACAGATATGAATATTTAGTTTTAGGCAGGTTATTGTTAAGGAGTGGTTCTAGCGAGGCGGTACAACAATTGAACAAACTGTCAGACCTTGCGTTGAggtttagtccagtcaatgaatgctcgtaaggggggtgtagagcgAAATggtaggaacacaatttttaactttgggactttgtttggactagttaggaaggaaacatactaaaagtccctactcctaggagtaTTATATACTAGGAGTACTACCGGTGTACAGGGggacacgtagaaggtcccctttttcggttttccgcttatatctcggaaactatgtgtcctagcgataagaccatgctatacaaaattaaagctgacaaaatgtgccttAAGTTAtccgcatagtttccgagatatccgagctcaaagttcactaattgtgaaaaagaaatttttgccttatttgactagctaactcttcagcacaattagtgaactttgagcgcggatatctcggaaactatgcgagatagcgaaaaactgaatcgaatcaatcttatagcacattttgtcagcttcaattttgtatggaatggtcacatcgctaggacgcatagtttccgagatatccgcgctcaaagttgactaattgtgaaaaagaaatttttgcctcacgctttttgccttacttgactagcttcagcacaattagtgaactttgagtgcggatatctcgaaaactatgcaagatagcgaaaaactgaatcaaatcaatcttctggcacattttgtcagctttaattttgtatggaatggtgttatcgctaggacgcatagtttccgagatataagcgaaaaaccgaaaaaggggaccttctacgtgcccccctgcaccccgctcacctcctaggaatggggacttttaatatgtttacctcctagctagtccaaacaaatacccaaagttaaaaattgtgttccttccatttccctctacaacttttcgttgactggactagttAGCGTAGGGAAAAAGGTTTTTTTCGATTTCCGGTTTCCTTCGAGTAACTTATTGTACCATGGAAAGTGAACTGTCTACAATAAAGACTCGAGATTTAAGATATTTGATGTGCTGGATTTTTCATGAACAGCGTATCAGAAGCAACAAAAGACCATATTTTACTTGTATAATTTACTtgattaatataaatgtatagcGCATTCGATGTCGTAAATTTATATTATCCTGCACATCAAATTGAGACAATTACATTCTGAGAAAACTTCGTTCAAAGTTCGAAGTACATACTTggtaaattttaaaataatcagAATTTTATCATTGAATTTAACAGTACACTCTTCAATACATTCACGATTTTGATAAGGGAATAAAAAGAATTCTGTTGTTCAAAACCGCCATACCAGAATTACCCCTTAAGTTTCAAATAAACATATTTATtgctaaaaaaataaaatatgaaatataagtAAGGTGTGCATACGTGATTTTCTGCTCTAGAATAAATTATTACCGTGTGAAAGTTTGGGTACatgtttcttttaattatcctgttAATTCACAAAATTATTTACGATTGTCTATCTTTTTCAGGCACATGACGTAGACGATGTGAATGTACCCAAACTTGTGATTCTTTTGTTTAAAGCACATAAGGAACTCAACAATCAACTAAACAAATCTCGCAACATTTAGTGTACAACGATTTCTCTCTAAACTAATTGCAAGAAGAAAATAGGCTGCATTGCTgtcgtttgaaaattaaaacgtATGAAAACATGTTCAAGAAGCTCTTTCTAGTTACTTTGAAATCAAGGTGAAATAGAATCGATGAATTAATATTCTGTGACTATCTATGAAATTGTTTGTGTCAGTGCTTACGTATTTATCGTAGATACAAGCCATTATGTAGAAAGGCTGTACAGAAAAGTATAGTTTAAACTTTTATTGGAAATCTTTCTTaatattctttttaaataaattcgtaTGATAACTTTTTATCATAGATCGTGTTTCATATATTTCTTATCTCATATCTGATTTTGAATAACACACTCGTTGCTCCGATGAGAGCATACCAGATACAATTAAGTTTCATTTGACAAGTAGATTTTCGTGCGAGGTTTCTACATCGCTTTTCAACGTTGTATACAAAtttaaataatcgaaaatacaatttcaagtATAAAGATTCAATTTTAAATGCGCAGTTGCAAGATATACAGATACGATCATAGAccttaacacgttgactaccAAACTTGTGTccaaaacaattgcaaaaagtcagagcaatttatttaataatgcaaaagTTGAAAAGTCAAGATTTACCACATCAATCACTTTTAAAATcttattgtataataaattgaCACAAAAGTTTATGTACAAGTTTGATAACTAGACAAATAATAGGAGAAATTTGGACCAGTAAAGAAATCACAAGAATTAAAGGATATTGGTGTGCAATTTTCAACTTCTAAAGATTATTAACCTCTTGCCCTGCAATATTAAACCGGGATGAaattctaatttggttttgttaatatacagaataacttttgaacgaatggaccaaaggacttcaatttctctgtaaggctggaaggattagtttagtaaatgacgtctaataaatctGTTGACAAAATACATTTGatgggaattgtgaaaaacaatagtaaaaattgatttttacaacttttccaactgggccaataacgaaaatttaaaacatgagtTTTGTAcgctcattgaaattggttaattttcGTGTCTTCCGTGTACAATGATCATCATGGCAGTCAAAGTATTAAGAAACGAACTCCGCTTTACCAAAGCCagaccagagttgtgctaatttaattacattgtaattcaattgcgtaattgaattactttataattgaaatacaatgtaattcaattactaagtattttaatcagatgtgtaactgaaataaaatgtaattgaaatacgatataattgaaatacaatataattgaaatacaatataatattaaaatacagctttccaaattatagcccagaactttgaagaagtgcgatatagttttatgtttttctttcatatacttgtttagtGTCtctgcggcgtagtttctattcctcgtcctcgttcataatacgtaaacgctattttatgtaatttaattacgaagtattttataattgtactccattgcaattacgaattacattgtaatttaattgaacaaagatctgaattatacattacaatataactgaattacgatgtaatttaattacaatgtatttcataattgtactccattgcaattacgaattacattgtaatttaattgaatgaagatctgaattataaattataatataactgaattacaatgtaatttaattacgtagtattttataattgtactccatttcaattacgaattacattgtaatttaattgaatgaagatctgaattatacattacaatataactgaattacaatctaattcaatttcaatatattttataattgaactccattgcaattacgaattacattgtatagtttaattgaatgaagatctgaattataaattacaatatgtataactgaattacaatataactgaattacaatgtaattcaattactttgtattgggttggcaagaaagtaatttcggtattttaaggtgaaataaaacctaatttctttattcaagcgatgaactttaaccaataaaatattttcttatttattctttttggcaaaacaTCATCAAACAGATGGgataatatcttattcattaaagttcattgcttgaattaaaaaattaagctctatttcattttaaaataccgaaattactttcttgccgacccaataattataattctgaagtaattcaattgtaattctgcacaactctgaccAAGACCAAGAAAGGCGAATGCTTCCGTAGTTTGAAATGGCAAAGTCCAGGTAACTTGGCAAATGGCGCGGTCAGCacttgtgactccgagagacacAGATAAGAAAAAGAGTATATCAGAGTCCCGATAAGAGAACGTACCTCTTTGGTCTCGGGCTCGGTGGCTTTCAGTAAATCAGAGAATGCCGAGCAAAGTTTCCTGGCGGCATCCAGGAGCCTGTCGCCGGAAGTGTCGTCCTCCATGAGGGCAGCGATCATCCGGACCCCCTTCGTCATCTCGGGCAGATTGGTGGCGATCGTGGTGATCGCTGCTCCTACAGCGGTGTGATCGACGTCGTCTGCTGGGCCGGATGTCAAGGTGACAACCTGCGCTGTCGCGGCGTTCATCGCCGCGATTTGCGAGCCGACATTCTGCTTGTGCGTATCTATGGTCTGCTCGATCCATTTCAAAGAGGCTGGATCCGTTCCCAGCTCGGGCAACGAAGCCTTGCAGGATAGCTCAGTCTCCGCGATATGGATCACCTCGTGACCAGCGGTGATAGTCGACAGTAAGGCACGTTGTGGTTCGGACAGGACGGATGTAACCTTGGTTTGTTGTACCTGATTTCAAGGCAGATTGTATTTTATCCTCGCAGTTCACCGGTGCTCGCTGTTCAGAGAGGCTTTTGGTAGATTGCGTATGTTTGTGCAAACTTAGGGGACTATAGGGTAATCTGGGCCATGATGTTTGATGTTGCTgggcaattttttatttttctaggcgaattgtggggggggggggggaagaagGTGGAATCAAGTAAAATCTCATTTTCAGTGGTAGCACGGTAGCactcaaaagtcttatttttttactttaacgacatctgccacattcatgcgacccgccctgtgttcCGTATACCGGcatcggccacattagtgtcACCGTGCTGctctctcaaaaacaggctgaatcccggcCCGGCCTGCAGGCCCTGGGCCAATGGCGCGCACAGGGGCCCGCCCAAAATCAAGCAGCCTGGGCCTCGAGCAGCTCCAAGCGTTGTGTTGCCCGTAATCTGCAGGCCAAGGGCTCTGCAAGCTCTACAGGCTCTGGCAGACTGGGCCAGGTGGCAGGCTGTGCTGAATGGGACGACCACTACTCGTTTGTAAAAGTATAAGTTTCCATAAATATGCGCAATCTACCCATTACAATAATACAGTGGCAGACATATTAATACGGACACTTTGTAAACTGAAGATTGGTAGGTGGACAGTAATGCTATTTGCATTAACAAAACCATATTTTAAACCTTAATACATGCATGTTTGCAAATCGTATTATACATGAGAATAATAACTGAATCATACGTGAGAACTTGGATGCCACTGTATCGCAAAATGTATTAGAAATTTGTGATAAATTCGAACACTTGATgcataaaaatggaaaaattgtagaataaaCATTAGCATGATAATAAATTTTGCCTAATTTATCACTAAGCGAAATAAATAGTGTTATTCATTCAGTGAACAAAACTACTGTGTACTATGTTTCTAAAAATATAGCATGAATGCGTTTATTCTGTAGCAGAACCTTgaacaattatatttttagGTTTCGTTAcaccaattttataaaattgttctaTCTTTGATGTGATTCTTTAACtcccgtatttcattctgtacttaTTTATTATAGACAGacataaaataatttgataAGCAGGTATTTCATTGATAAAAAGAAGAACAAAAATAAGAAACGTATGCTAGAAATCTTATAATAATGAACTGGATCATTGATCAAAATcttgaattttgtattatttagaaAGGGCAAAAAAGACTTTAACTTCttcgtaactagactgcggatctttatgcatttatggcttataaaaattttcaaaaaattgctgGAGTAtttaattcgatagaatttagtacgaattttatttaatttggatctacaaacgctattatcaatgaaaatagaattttatttggtactacttccttaaaatttgtctacaaaaattgaaaattgcatgaacattcgcagtctactcgtaacCCATAGGGAAAGTACATTTCATAAAAGATTAAACAACCTGTAATCGAATAATCCtatgaatattataaaatgataaATTTTTCGACAATCAATGTATGACGTAGTTTAAAATACATAGCAAACGAAACTGTGTGCTACATGAAAGGAAAAGAATCAACAATACAGACTTCACTGTCTAACGGTCTAACGTATATGAACAAATTCGCGTATTTTTCCatggttgaatttgaatttgaataatGTTAAATTTCAGTGACGTCTGCACGTATTGGAAAATCAAAAACATAATTAGAATTCGATCAAAACGAAAATCGTTGCATTCGATGTTGCTTTTCATTAACCAATTGCGCAATAACTGAAAGTTTCATGATTTTGTACCTACTCTGTGTCCGTAATAGAAGGCGCCTAgcatgaaaataaatgtaaccgTCTATTAGTCGCATGGAAATTTGCTTCAACTtagaatgaaatcaacttatTACTGATTTCTAAAACTTAAATGTATTGCCGAATTATATACTGCGATCGGTTAAAGATGCTCGATCTAAGCTATTACTACAGTGGATATTACTATGGCCCTTGCTCTTGTGAATAAACCAGTGTTTCTCTATTGCACAGTGCATGTGTTGCCCAAACAAAATTTGAAGTAAACAAATCTCAGTAAAGATGGTCGAACAATTCGCACAGAATCTTGTGCTTTTATCAAGTGAATCATTAAACATCCGATTAcgggaaaaaattaattttgctaaTTGTAAGATGTTCATTCATCTTATTCAACTCATTTgcgattatttatttaatagttCATTAACGCTTCAGCTACCAGAGTCCTATTAGTAATGATTCCTACTAATAATAGACATTCTACTGCGCTGTGTCCAAAACAAGTGTAATAATGCTCTTAAATGGCAATTCCATTTACATTGTATCACTCAATATAATTTCACCAAGAAATTCTCAAATGctaatctttaatatttaaagaacTTTAACAGTTTAACAATTTTAAAGAACATTAAGTGTAAATCCAAAATGATCAAGATCAAAGCGCTTAAGGGGTAGCCCAGTTACATCTTTCATAACTATTTTAGGTTAGGTATTATTTTAGAAACGTTTTGAATGTAATCCCTAGACTACGGATCGTAATTGGTtgcgtgaaatataaaacagcgaaaaaatagaaaaatttgagaatattgtaatgttgttttcaatgtaacaaagccattcagagatgaaatcaatttttattttattcctgcttctcccacaataaatgcagaacaatttttagtttgcataaagatccgcagtctagtgatcgctATATGTGCGACTAtaaaccccttgccttacaatatagGGTCCGACTCGTAACAAAGAATAGTAAAAATGTATATCAATAATTTCCTATAACcgaaataacattttattttggttttgttactgtacagctattggagaacatatagacATTCAATAGATATAAGTCTCCTCCTTGTTcaaggaaattacgatctacaaaaaagttctaatcactgaaatcgtaaaatacATCATAGGGCAAGGGTTTAATTTCAGCAAATCGACATTTTGAAGTAAAGCAGGCTCCCCTTAAGTAGAAGTATTCCATGATCGCGCCACTTGATCGATAAATCGtcaaattacaaattacaaaagGGGGTATGGTATGTTGCATATCTCTGAATGATCTGAAACGAATCCGATTAAGGTCAGTTAATGGGAAACACTGGGATTCAACATGAGCAAGGGCCTTTAAGTTTCTCATAGCTCTTACCATCGGTGGAGCGTGAGCGATGTTCACCTGGCCGCTGACAGTCGTGTATTGAGCACCGCCCATGTGCCCAGTCTCATATGGTCGAGCCCCTATAAATCGTATCATGCAACTATCCCAGTGGTATTTACAATGATCGATCGTTACGATCGATTGCACGACACCGAGCACGCTCAACAAGAAGCTAGATACCCACTAATCGGCTCCGTGATGCGAAGCAACACATTTAGAGAAGCTCTTCAGGTTCACGCGTCTTTTACGCACGGAACAACGAGACAAACATGTACAGTTCGACAAGCTTAAAGGATCGAGAGCAGTCCGAGCACTAAGGACAAAATAAAGACATGCTGGACCGCTGGCAGATCATAGTGTATCGGTTTTTCTATTATAGCAATCTGCAGGAAGTGTACCGACAGCGCTTTGGGTTTCTATCGCCACACACATCTTTGGTaacacgtgaaaaattattGGAGCTTGGGTGGGAAGTGATATCACATCCACCATACAGCCAGGACATTGCACCATCAGATTACCGtttatttctacaattagaagagAATGGTGAccatataatttttctttttacaaaGAGTAAtctttgcggattttatgcacataGTAATGTTTCAATATAAGCGAAAACTTTGGATCTGAAATGTCACAAAACCCTGCGCAGATACTATTTCCTTGAGTGGGCAAAACATAGATAGCAGTGTATTAGCGAAATGATACTGATCCAGTGATGAAacttctttctttttaaataacttCTTTAGGAAAccttgaccaacatattcgtaacATTTTTCTGCTTGAAAGCATTATAATCCGGAGAAAGGTAGAAAATATTTAACCAGAGTGCTCGTAATGTATGATTTTGTTTAAACTTGTCGAACTAGCAGTATAGTATATACAAAATTTAGGAAATCAATAGCTAATGCCCGAGGATTCAAATGTGCAAGGGTTTCTCAGCTCCGCTTGTTGCCTTTCACT
The sequence above is drawn from the Lasioglossum baleicum chromosome 8, iyLasBale1, whole genome shotgun sequence genome and encodes:
- the Rhea gene encoding talin_middle and talin-RS domain-containing protein rhea isoform X1 — translated: MATLSLRIYIPEKNATKTMQFDPSTSVYDACRIIREKLVEASNMGQPKDYGLFLADEDVKKGVWLEPGRNLDYYILRNSDLLEYRRKLRTLRVRMLDGTLKTLLVDDSQPVANLMVVICTKIGITNHDEYSLVRELADEETENQKPGNFGTLTLKRKKEEKGERDAKMDQLRKKLKTDDEVNWIDPSKTLREQGIDESETVLLRRKFFFSDQNIDSRDPVQLSLLYVQARDAILDGTHPVTQEKACTFAGIQCQIQFGDYKEDKHKPGFLDLKEFLPQSYVKVKGIEKKVFAEHKKHGGVSELDAKVLYTKTARSLSTYGVTFFLVKEKMKGKNKLVPRLLGVTKDSVLRLDEKTKEILKTWPLTTVRRWGASPNTFTLDFGDYSDQYYSVQTTEAEQILQLISGYIDIILKKQKAKDHFGIEGDEGSTMVEDSVSPLKATFMQHATSNVGKGNVEAVSVAIPAVMRVGDGARPYETGHMGGAQYTTVSGQVNIAHAPPMVQQTKVTSVLSEPQRALLSTITAGHEVIHIAETELSCKASLPELGTDPASLKWIEQTIDTHKQNVGSQIAAMNAATAQVVTLTSGPADDVDHTAVGAAITTIATNLPEMTKGVRMIAALMEDDTSGDRLLDAARKLCSAFSDLLKATEPETKEPFYIMACIYDKYPRQSLLNAASRVGEASHQVLTTIGEENDSNRELQDMLLALAKAVANSTAALVLKAKNIAATCEDSATQNRVISAATQCALATSQLVACAKVVAPTLQSPACQTQLMNAVREVTRAVEGLVEVCNDTCNDDNLLKELSAAAAEVSRTLNDLLNHIKTATRGERAKETVQEGAVETILIATDKLFASTGDAGEMVRQARVVGQATAQLIQSIKGEAERQTDSEQQCRLLAAAKVLADATAKMVEAARQCASSPHDAKMQDQLRQAAKELRAATTAAATPALRTVSTTLKTVDIQVNETNLAAVAKDTLTSQRDVDEAIKNIEDMTQVLGMNEYPQTNKNYGQLQSDLNNAAANLNDASSNVVSSVRSPVQLASSSKEFTNAFGDLLGVGMEMAGQTTIDTRSQMVVSLKNVSMTSSKLLVTAKTVAADPSAPNAKNQLSAAARAVTDSINYLVDVCISAAPGQNECDNAIRNIQSMRSLLDNPSESISDASYFECLETVMEKSKSLGDGMTGIANHAKKSEHEQFSVAVRGVSSSVCGLIEAAAQAAYLAGVSDPSSVAGKPGLVDQAQFLRAAQAIHTGCQSLGNPTSTEQQVLSAATMIAKYTSALCNACREASNKTSNLVAKRHFVQSAKDVANSTSALVKEIKALDQNYSEANRDKCGEATKPLLEAVDNLCTFAGSPEFASQPAKISITARAAQEPITSAGKAIIDGSCAMVRAAKSLAVSPKDPPTWQLLANHSKSVSDSIKSLVASIRDKASGQKECDAAMDKLSARIRELDAASLSAVSQALAPRRENTVQGFMDQMESSVNELREKLEPLRMAAKYEAENVGHTVSQVALYCEPLVSGAIGAASNMVQSKQQMVLLDQTKTVTESALQLVCVVKEIGGNPKAVKLHAEVDETVESMKDALHELQNTLETISTSNGIVTGLIDTISRAMVRLEDHRISTIDTVDSYVDYQTRMVEAAKEIAQLAQEMSTKSSTDVARLGPLAVDISHKYMQLARDTSGASAAASNADVSARLRTGVQELGRACADIVRAAGTCQISSGDAYAQREVAEYSKNVTEKVSQVLAALQAGSRGTQACINAASTVSGIIGDLDTTIMFATAGTLHAENEGDTFADHRENILKTAKALVEDTKTLVAGAASSQEQLAVAAQNAVSTIVQLAEVVKYGAASLGSQNPEAQVMLINAVKDVASALGDLIHATKAASGKPINDPSMAHLKDSAKVMVTNVTSLLKTVKAVEDEHTRGTRALESTIEAIAQEIRALTTPETQRMNVTPEDLVRCTKSITMSTGKAVAAGNSCKQDDIIAAANMVRKAISDMLTICKGAAYNCAETAELRDRTLQAGHDVAMNYRELLQAILQIASRSGESKHTLVPISRKIAQSVTELVAVAELLKGTDWVDPDDPTVIAENELLGAAASIDAAAKKLASLRPRRSIQEANEDMNFDEMILEAAKSIAAATSALIKAASAAQKELIATGKVARTPLTSSDDGQWSEGLISAARMVAAATHSLVESANALVQGVSSEEKLISSAKQVASSTAQLLVACKVKADPDSDSTKRLQAAGNAVKRATDNLVRAAQLAIQQEEDRSLVLNRRMVGGIAQEIDARSEVLRIERELEEARGRLTAIRQAKYKNRPDMADTDNEGEQSGYESYTFYFTQEKKESFTQEKKERIHYRS